Proteins co-encoded in one Dama dama isolate Ldn47 chromosome 2, ASM3311817v1, whole genome shotgun sequence genomic window:
- the LOC133068017 gene encoding olfactory receptor 8B12-like — MAAENSSVTEFTLTGLTDQPELQIPLFFLFLGFYMVTVVGNLGLITLIGLNSLLHTPMYFFLFNLSFIDFCYSTTITPKMLMSFVSKKNTIVHAGCLTQLFFFCFFVISESFVLSAMAYDRYVAIYKPLVYTVTMSPKVCLLLLLGVYVMGFSGAMAHTGSIASLIFCADNLINHFMCDIPPILELACNSSYVHELVVFIFVAIDIGMPIVTISISYALILSSILLIHSTEGRSKAFSTCSSHIIVVFLFFGSGAFVYLKPPSVLPLDQGKVSSLFYTIVVPMLNPLIYSLRNKDVKVALRKTLGKINFLRKE, encoded by the coding sequence ATGGCAGCTGAGAACTCTTCAGTGACAGAATTCACCCTCACAGGCTTAACAGACCAGCCAGAACTCCAGATCCCCCTCTTCTTCCTGTTTCTAGGTTTCTACATGGTCACCGTAGTGGGGAACCTGGGCTTGATAACGCTGATTGGGTTGAACTCTCTcctgcacacccccatgtacttcttcctcttcaACCTCTCCTTCATAGACTTCTGTTACTCCACTACCATCACTCCCAAAATGCTGATGAGTTTTGTCTCAAAGAAGAATACCATCGTGCATGCAGGGTGTTTGACTCAActgtttttcttctgcttctttgtCATCTCTGAGTCCTTCGTCCTGTCAGCAATGGCGTATGACCGCTATGTCGCCATCTATAAGCCACTGGTGTACACAGTCACCATGTCTCCTAAGGTCTGTTTACTCCTTTTGTTGGGTGTGTATGTGATGGGGTTTTCAGGGGCCATGGCCCACACAGGAAGCATAGCAAGTCTGATCTTCTGTGCTGACAACCTCATCAATCATTTCATGTGTGACATCCCTCCTATCCTTGAGCTAGCTTGCAACAGCTCTTATGTACATGAGCTGGTGGTCTTCATATTTGTGGCTATTGACATTGGAATGCCCATTGTCACCATCTCCATCTCTTATGCTCTAATCCTCTCCAGCATCCTCCTCATTCACtccactgagggcaggtccaaaGCTTTCAGTACATGCAGCTCCCACATAATtgtggttttccttttctttggttcTGGGGCTTTTGTGTATCTCAAACCACCTTCTGTTTTGCCCCTTGACCAAGGGAAAGTGTCCTCCCTGTTCTACACCATTGTGGTGCCCATGTTAAATCCACTGATCTACAGTTTGAGGAACAAGGATGTCAAAGTTGCCCTGAGGAAAACCTTGGGGAAAATTAATTTCTTGAGAAAGGagtaa